One window from the genome of Cryptomeria japonica chromosome 6, Sugi_1.0, whole genome shotgun sequence encodes:
- the LOC131052826 gene encoding cytochrome P450 750A1-like, whose amino-acid sequence MESLSCSLIEAVTIGVGIFFFFYCFAHKLRGEGRKMKLPPGPRPWPVIGSLHLLGNLPHQALTRLAKKYGSIMFLRLGSIPTVMVSSPAMANEFLKTHDLVFATRPYSINGKYVCYDHKDVAFGPYGALWRQMRKLLTVELLTVKRTESFRFVREEEVSSMIGSIWQESGHGAKCVDVKKRLSSLTQNITCRMFASRTYSDNDLNGGHSFKQMVDEMFAVAGAFNMSDFIPSLDWIDMQGIRHRM is encoded by the coding sequence ATGGAATCCCTCAGTTGCTCCCTCATTGAAGCTGTAACCATAGGAGTGGGGATTTTTTTCTTCTTCTACTGCTTCGCCCATAAGCTCAGGGGGGAAGGCAGGAAAATGAAATTGCCCCCAGGGCCACGTCCATGGCCTGTCATAGGAAGTCTCCATCTCTTGGGAAACCTTCCTCATCAGGCCCTTACCAGGCTGGCAAAGAAATACGGATCCATTATGTTTCTCCGTTTGGGCTCCATCCCCACTGTTATGGTGTCTTCTCCTGCCATGGCAAACGAATTTCTCAAAACACATGATTTGGTGTTTGCAACCAGACCATACAGTATAAATGGGAAATATGTATGCTATGATCATAAAGACGTCGCTTTTGGCCCCTATGGGGCGTTGTGGAGGCAGATGAGAAAGCTGTTGACGGTTGAGCTGCTCACAGTAAAGAGAACAGAGTCTTTCAGATTTGTGAGAGAGGAAGAAGTGTCTTCGATGATCGGGTCCATCTGGCAGGAAAGCGGGCACGGAGCGAAGTGTGTGGATGTGAAGAAGAGACTCTCCTCGCTCACACAAAATATTACTTGCAGAATGTTTGCCAGCAGGACGTATTCCGACAACGACTTGAATGGAGGGCATAGCTTCAAACAAATGGTCGATGAGATGTTTGCAGTGGCCGGTGCATTTAATATGAGCGATTTCATTCCTTCTCTTGACTGGATCGATATGCAAGGAATCCGTCATCGCATGTAG